TCAAACAGCTCGAAGAAGTGACTTATGAGCAAATTGCGAAAGCATTCAACAGAGAAGATTTAATTATTTATACGAATCCAAAAGATTTCAAAGACTATTTGTTTCATTTGAATTTAGAAAATTCAGCATTATTATTGATGAGTTCCGGTAATTATGGCGGATTGAATTTTGATGAGGTGAAGGAATTGATAGGTTAGTTTTGCATGTAGAATCCTTTTTTTAAGGTTGCCCCCAAATACTTATAAATGCTAAATGGAACAAAATAATTTTCCGATAACCCATTGGTCCGAAGATGATAAACCACGCGAAAAACTAATGCTAAAAGGCAAAAGTGCTTTGAGTGATGCCGAACTGATTGCTATTTTGATTGGCTCGGGAAGTCGCAGTGAATCGGCAGTGGATTTAAGCAAACGAATTTTGTCGAGTGTCGATAATAATTTAAATGCTTTAGGAAAATTGTCCATTTCACAATTGATGAGTTTTAAAGGAATCGGTGAAGCCAAAGCCATTTCGATAATCGCAGCAATGGAATTAGGTAGGCGAAGACGCGCAGAAGATGCAGTTGAATTGATAAAAATTACTTCAAGCAAGAAGATTTTTGAAATCATGCAACCTATTATTGGTGAGTTGCCGCATGAAGAATTTTGGATTGTGTATTTGAATAATTCGAATAAAGTAATTTCAAAATCACAATTAAGCAAAGGCGGAATTACGGGAACGCTGGTTGATGTTCGTTTGGTTTTTAAAACAGCATTAGAAATGGGAGCAACTGCACTGATTCTTTGTCATAATCATCCTTCGGGAACTTTGATTCCAAGT
This region of Flavobacterium lacustre genomic DNA includes:
- the radC gene encoding RadC family protein; the encoded protein is MEQNNFPITHWSEDDKPREKLMLKGKSALSDAELIAILIGSGSRSESAVDLSKRILSSVDNNLNALGKLSISQLMSFKGIGEAKAISIIAAMELGRRRRAEDAVELIKITSSKKIFEIMQPIIGELPHEEFWIVYLNNSNKVISKSQLSKGGITGTLVDVRLVFKTALEMGATALILCHNHPSGTLIPSDADKQITKKLKVAGDSLEIKILDHLIVTENNYFSFVDEGIF